One Leptospira weilii genomic region harbors:
- a CDS encoding LIC10906 family membrane protein, producing the protein MNVPIAINLLCPFTVLLLGIYVIRLEHRKNPKAPKYFFALSLSISLWSLLSGIRYLIPAETYTIAPSITLLPAIFLPFLLNHQFIMNLIQPDFRQRKVIVLFNSIALIYFFFSCVSLNMIEIIDYQTSSYKPLLAYHILILYSFGSVGFSIFLILKKTITSSGSERVQFTLLGLGVLISLFTTILLVYILPIFAGIFKGYLTPIGLIPSCFLWAVAILQYNAFEIKYAILDGDKVPALTRISLNFFMLLFKILDPVGFRNSNLQYKKSFSSDFLVTDLKLRLKTELNHYQRSEALARRFDQYIK; encoded by the coding sequence ATGAATGTCCCGATAGCTATTAATTTACTTTGCCCCTTCACTGTTTTACTTTTAGGAATTTATGTGATTCGGTTAGAACATCGAAAAAACCCAAAAGCACCAAAGTATTTCTTTGCACTTTCCTTATCTATCAGCCTTTGGTCGCTTCTTTCTGGAATCCGTTATTTAATTCCGGCAGAAACATACACGATTGCGCCAAGTATAACTTTGCTTCCCGCAATTTTCCTGCCATTTCTTCTAAATCATCAGTTCATCATGAATCTAATTCAACCTGATTTTAGACAAAGAAAAGTTATAGTTTTGTTCAATTCGATAGCCCTGATTTATTTCTTTTTTTCCTGTGTTTCCTTGAATATGATTGAGATAATAGACTACCAGACATCCTCCTATAAACCCCTATTAGCATATCATATTTTAATTCTCTATTCGTTTGGATCTGTGGGATTTTCCATTTTTTTAATTTTAAAAAAAACGATTACTTCTTCCGGTTCCGAGAGAGTACAATTTACCTTGCTTGGACTTGGAGTCTTAATCAGTTTATTTACTACGATTCTACTTGTATATATTTTACCCATATTCGCCGGAATTTTCAAAGGGTATTTGACCCCTATCGGATTGATTCCCTCTTGCTTTTTATGGGCCGTTGCAATTCTTCAATATAACGCATTTGAAATCAAATATGCTATTCTTGATGGCGATAAAGTACCGGCGTTAACTCGAATATCTTTAAACTTCTTTATGTTACTTTTTAAAATTTTAGACCCTGTAGGGTTTAGAAATAGCAACTTACAATACAAAAAATCTTTTTCCTCAGATTTCCTGGTTACCGACTTAAAGCTTAGATTAAAAACGGAATTGAACCATTATCAAAGGTCAGAAGCGCTGGCTCGACGATTTGATCAATATATTAAATAA
- a CDS encoding helix-turn-helix domain-containing protein → MNTAEIFNYKSFLQLGILYFHAFGVGIGLILGFSKLFSDDNFNKSYGTVLYSTVIFLILNNGILIDQGTLRNESRILFGFYYSLVLYSSLAAFVCFKYVLESLDNPWIYCKRLLGTIPITILLSYFIPDLYFISFVDILGFAISIFTFIWSLSRVLNTNKSILFFNLPFLSFLISICFVFDFFGSVFFKKECLFFAEFIPGSVICYAFILERFFPSLFGKVKVSGANIDKEIESETIPTPEVKETKKYKYPPRDLLEGTDLEKVKIKLSQFITSKGFIDEELRLPDFASDLGLSTHQASYYLNKYLSQSYNDFLNFHRINEVMIMMKNKSNFNLLNIALECGFNSASSFHRACIKFTGKSPRDLRNELLSNIETSNKAEKQSDL, encoded by the coding sequence ATGAACACAGCCGAAATTTTCAATTATAAAAGTTTTCTACAATTGGGTATCCTTTATTTCCATGCCTTTGGTGTTGGTATCGGTTTAATTTTAGGATTTTCGAAACTTTTTTCGGATGATAATTTTAACAAATCTTACGGTACGGTTTTATATTCAACGGTAATCTTTCTGATTTTAAATAACGGTATCCTTATCGATCAAGGAACTTTACGAAACGAAAGTAGAATTTTATTCGGTTTTTATTACAGTCTAGTTTTATATTCCAGTTTGGCCGCATTCGTCTGTTTCAAGTATGTATTAGAATCTTTAGATAATCCTTGGATTTATTGCAAAAGACTTTTAGGGACAATTCCTATTACGATTTTACTTTCTTATTTTATTCCCGATCTTTACTTTATATCATTTGTAGATATTTTAGGATTTGCGATTTCAATTTTTACTTTTATTTGGTCTTTGAGTAGGGTTTTAAATACTAACAAATCTATTTTATTTTTCAATCTTCCCTTTCTATCTTTCTTAATCTCTATTTGTTTTGTTTTTGATTTCTTTGGTTCTGTTTTTTTTAAGAAAGAATGTTTATTCTTTGCGGAATTTATTCCGGGATCAGTCATTTGTTACGCATTTATTTTAGAACGTTTTTTTCCTTCTTTATTTGGCAAGGTTAAAGTCTCAGGCGCGAACATAGACAAAGAAATTGAATCCGAAACCATTCCAACTCCAGAAGTCAAAGAAACAAAAAAATATAAATACCCGCCTAGAGATTTGTTAGAGGGTACTGATTTAGAAAAAGTTAAAATTAAACTGAGTCAATTTATAACTTCCAAAGGTTTTATAGACGAGGAACTTAGACTTCCTGATTTTGCCAGTGACTTAGGTCTTTCCACTCATCAAGCTTCTTACTACTTAAACAAATATCTGAGTCAGAGTTATAACGACTTTCTGAATTTTCATAGAATCAATGAAGTTATGATTATGATGAAGAATAAATCTAATTTCAATCTTTTAAATATCGCTCTCGAATGCGGTTTCAATTCCGCTTCTTCGTTTCACAGGGCTTGTATTAAGTTTACCGGGAAATCCCCTCGGGATCTTAGAAATGAACTTCTTTCAAACATTGAAACCAGTAATAAAGCAGAAAAACAATCGGATTTATAA
- a CDS encoding RHS repeat domain-containing protein, with translation MGLKTILCITFFAFNLLTGAESPVREAEPPYPLIPNSYSLETYDANGNLTRQRDNAKDLTKRIQVDSQDRITQIQDGNNAILGSYWYDEGGFRIRKSSLEPKNNQFANVEILYPSKFYGLEFIEAENVISSVNNVYLNGVRIAALNEVGALAYFLTDQVDSVSLVLDDEGQTLSKMQYLPYGETFVQRGDSNFAPKYNSQELDRESGFYFYNARYYDPGIARFTSADTIIDGEFDTQGWNRFSYVKGNPIGAKDPTGHDACTTSRTPCKTEALMGGGGGSVARSNSSNSSGGYSGGLGAAASGLLANLLGSKEDKPNLPDKPRSTSATPNEAKDMSKAGLDPLNKADVKNFIDKGNKSGATHGGNAGIKNQTNVSPFEAKNTSTTSGYRYVTKGEVQAIKDTGMLRGGNPGKTFFTKDLYKSGAKAQERLSLENKPTHRVEFEILNDPKYKKYSTKVDPDYGQPGKGSEFMTTDPVRVKLINVQPLK, from the coding sequence TTGGGACTGAAGACAATACTTTGTATAACGTTTTTTGCATTCAATTTATTGACTGGAGCAGAGAGCCCGGTCCGCGAAGCGGAGCCGCCCTATCCACTAATCCCTAACTCCTATTCACTTGAAACGTACGACGCCAATGGGAATCTCACGAGACAAAGAGACAATGCAAAGGATTTAACCAAACGAATTCAAGTCGATTCTCAAGATCGAATTACTCAGATCCAAGACGGCAACAATGCGATTCTCGGAAGTTACTGGTATGACGAAGGTGGATTTAGAATCCGAAAGAGTTCCTTAGAACCCAAGAACAATCAATTTGCCAACGTAGAGATTTTGTATCCAAGCAAGTTTTACGGGTTGGAGTTCATCGAAGCTGAGAACGTTATTTCAAGCGTGAACAACGTTTATTTGAACGGGGTTCGGATTGCCGCGTTAAACGAAGTCGGTGCGCTTGCGTATTTTCTCACCGATCAAGTGGATTCCGTCTCTCTTGTGTTAGACGACGAAGGGCAGACCCTTTCCAAGATGCAGTATCTTCCGTATGGTGAGACGTTTGTCCAGCGTGGGGATTCAAACTTTGCCCCGAAATACAACTCACAAGAGTTAGATAGAGAGTCTGGGTTTTACTTTTACAACGCGAGGTATTACGACCCGGGGATTGCAAGGTTTACCAGTGCGGATACGATTATTGACGGGGAGTTTGATACCCAAGGCTGGAATCGGTTTTCGTATGTGAAGGGAAATCCGATTGGGGCGAAAGATCCGACGGGGCATGATGCCTGCACTACCTCAAGAACTCCGTGTAAAACGGAAGCGTTAATGGGCGGCGGTGGTGGTTCCGTTGCAAGGTCGAACTCTTCAAATTCAAGCGGCGGATACTCGGGAGGATTAGGAGCTGCCGCTAGTGGTCTGCTCGCTAATTTATTAGGCTCAAAAGAAGACAAACCAAACCTTCCTGACAAACCTCGAAGCACATCAGCAACTCCAAACGAAGCCAAGGACATGAGCAAAGCGGGTCTTGATCCTTTGAACAAAGCTGATGTTAAGAATTTTATTGACAAAGGCAATAAAAGTGGAGCGACTCATGGCGGAAATGCGGGGATAAAAAATCAAACAAATGTTTCTCCTTTTGAAGCGAAAAACACTTCCACTACATCAGGCTATCGTTATGTTACGAAAGGTGAAGTGCAAGCTATCAAAGATACTGGGATGCTAAGAGGTGGAAATCCAGGTAAAACATTTTTCACAAAAGATTTATACAAATCGGGAGCAAAGGCCCAGGAAAGACTTTCATTGGAAAATAAACCTACTCACAGAGTTGAATTTGAAATTCTAAATGATCCGAAGTATAAGAAATACAGTACAAAAGTAGATCCTGATTATGGACAACCCGGCAAAGGATCTGAATTTATGACAACCGATCCTGTGAGAGTTAAATTAATAAATGTTCAACCTTTAAAGTAA
- a CDS encoding RHS repeat-associated core domain-containing protein yields MLLCFNLLTGAESPVSEKQKRINNVEYNRTLKCKRSFLRKPPYPLIPEPCPLKYVEDFSSDGTGAKIGFCYDIAGNRTRKSDLNDSSLMSCPNATAGVPTKDISGRNQTYWSYDAFGKLRAESDPDLGVSSYNYNAFGDLTSSTNAKGVTTNLSYDGIGRILTKNIPEGNIQYSYDSFPGAENALGKLVRVEDGNQSKTFSYDKLGRVKKETRMILATSAGNPLPTETQGPYITETKYDLLGRVTRIDYPEHPISHGRMRACYEYGSAGYISEISVQVNTNGILPGYCNKDIVENITYNEFGQTASLTLGNGIQTTYGYDVKGRMVRLNSSGDVDGSNKVLQDAVYSFNPNNNITGIANNSTDWSAQYDYGYDGLGRLTNATGSYLGIAEGNLSREFQQSYSYAKNGNLTAKRIHDPASGAISDEWSYQYTNHQVTNIDSSKSGNDAFVMQYDASGNLIRQRDNAKDLTKRIQVDSQDRITQIQDGNNAILGSYWYDEGGFRIRKSSLEPKNNQFANVEILYPSKFYGLEFIEAENVITSVNNVYLNGVRIAALNEVGALAYFLTDQVDSVSLVLDDEGKTLSKMQYLPYGETFVQRGDTNFAPKYNSQELDRESGFYFYNARFYDPGIARFTSADAIIDGEWDTQGWNRFSYVKGNPIGAKDPTGHISDALLKHQVQTELMTGGGGGPIRSGMGNSSLSGRGGQGSSKGSTSITNSSQARKNNISASKTENVKEIKISKSKYPESAKHVEDAQKSGKPSTLTIDRGGAKDRRRESLKGVERQPGKDRDEYPPALFKEGGKGSSVRNIPSSDNRGSGACLGNACKGLPNGSKVKITIGD; encoded by the coding sequence ATGTTACTTTGTTTCAATTTATTGACTGGAGCCGAGAGCCCGGTTTCGGAGAAACAAAAAAGAATCAATAATGTTGAATACAATAGAACATTAAAATGCAAAAGATCCTTTCTCCGAAAGCCGCCCTATCCACTAATTCCTGAACCCTGTCCACTAAAATATGTGGAAGACTTTTCTTCCGACGGGACAGGGGCCAAGATCGGTTTTTGTTACGACATTGCCGGGAATCGTACTCGGAAAAGTGACTTAAACGATTCAAGTTTGATGAGTTGTCCCAATGCGACTGCGGGAGTTCCCACAAAAGACATTTCCGGAAGAAACCAGACCTATTGGAGTTACGACGCATTTGGGAAGTTACGTGCCGAAAGTGATCCGGACTTAGGTGTGAGTTCCTACAATTACAACGCATTTGGAGATTTAACAAGTAGCACGAACGCAAAAGGGGTTACGACAAACTTGTCGTATGACGGGATTGGCCGTATCCTTACTAAAAATATCCCGGAAGGGAATATTCAGTATTCGTATGATTCTTTTCCGGGAGCAGAAAACGCACTCGGAAAACTGGTCCGAGTAGAAGACGGAAACCAAAGTAAAACCTTTAGCTATGACAAACTGGGAAGAGTCAAAAAAGAAACCCGAATGATCCTTGCAACGTCGGCAGGGAATCCTCTTCCTACAGAAACCCAAGGACCATACATTACAGAAACGAAATATGACTTACTCGGTCGTGTGACTCGTATCGATTACCCGGAACATCCGATTTCTCACGGTAGAATGCGGGCTTGTTACGAATACGGAAGCGCTGGGTATATCTCGGAAATTTCAGTTCAAGTCAATACAAACGGGATCTTACCGGGATATTGCAACAAGGATATTGTAGAAAACATTACCTACAACGAGTTCGGCCAGACTGCGAGCCTGACTCTTGGAAACGGGATTCAAACTACCTACGGCTATGACGTCAAAGGGAGAATGGTGAGACTGAATTCTTCCGGGGATGTGGACGGAAGCAACAAAGTCTTACAAGACGCGGTTTATTCGTTCAATCCAAACAACAACATTACGGGAATTGCAAACAATTCCACAGACTGGAGCGCGCAGTATGATTATGGCTATGACGGGCTGGGTCGTTTAACAAACGCGACCGGTAGTTATCTAGGAATTGCAGAAGGAAATCTTTCGAGAGAATTTCAGCAGAGCTATTCGTATGCAAAGAATGGAAATCTAACTGCGAAGAGAATTCACGATCCTGCGAGTGGTGCAATTTCTGACGAGTGGAGTTACCAATACACAAACCACCAAGTGACAAATATTGATTCTTCTAAATCCGGGAATGATGCTTTTGTCATGCAATACGACGCGAGTGGAAACTTGATTCGTCAAAGAGACAACGCTAAAGACTTGACCAAACGGATTCAAGTTGATTCTCAAGATCGCATTACGCAGATCCAAGACGGAAACAATGCGATTCTTGGTAGTTACTGGTATGACGAAGGCGGGTTTCGGATCCGAAAGTCTTCTTTAGAACCAAAGAACAATCAATTTGCAAACGTAGAGATTTTGTATCCAAGCAAGTTTTACGGGTTGGAGTTCATCGAAGCTGAGAACGTTATCACTTCTGTGAACAACGTTTATTTGAATGGGGTTCGGATTGCCGCGTTAAACGAAGTGGGTGCGCTTGCGTATTTTCTCACCGATCAAGTGGATTCCGTTTCTCTTGTGTTAGATGACGAAGGGAAGACTCTTTCTAAGATGCAATACTTGCCTTACGGGGAGACGTTCGTTCAACGTGGGGATACAAACTTTGCTCCCAAATACAACTCGCAGGAACTCGATCGAGAGTCTGGGTTTTATTTTTACAACGCAAGATTTTACGATCCGGGGATTGCCCGTTTCACAAGTGCGGATGCGATCATTGACGGCGAGTGGGATACACAAGGTTGGAACCGATTCTCGTATGTGAAGGGGAATCCGATTGGGGCGAAAGATCCGACAGGGCATATATCTGATGCTTTATTAAAGCATCAAGTTCAGACCGAACTCATGACGGGCGGTGGTGGTGGACCTATTAGAAGTGGGATGGGAAATTCAAGTCTATCAGGCAGAGGTGGACAAGGAAGTTCAAAAGGATCAACTTCAATTACTAATTCAAGTCAAGCTCGAAAGAATAACATATCAGCAAGCAAAACTGAAAATGTTAAAGAAATTAAAATTAGTAAAAGTAAATATCCAGAATCTGCAAAACATGTTGAAGATGCTCAAAAATCAGGGAAACCAAGCACTTTAACAATTGACCGAGGAGGTGCGAAAGATAGAAGAAGAGAATCCCTTAAGGGTGTCGAAAGACAACCTGGAAAAGATCGTGATGAATATCCGCCTGCTCTATTCAAAGAAGGTGGAAAAGGCTCAAGCGTGCGTAATATTCCATCAAGTGATAATCGTGGTTCGGGAGCGTGTCTTGGTAATGCCTGCAAAGGCTTACCGAATGGGTCAAAAGTCAAAATCACCATTGGAGATTAA
- a CDS encoding DUF1016 N-terminal domain-containing protein translates to MKRSELNKVISKILKTYEEMRLQSSLNGNSEVLEANREIGKILHTVERKATEQERSTGSWMKSISKELQKHLKRGFSERNLFYARKFYEVYGNSKIDVRLSWSHYRILSSIADANIREKLMKEAIERNWNRDDLAFRVRDIGDLRKAPTLRWRRPEGVLWNYKIKDISKDKDTLLVDLGFYCYYELPSSRLSGKYKIGDIVQIEKRKGYWTLSKSKSVHVSELYFYFGEIERVIDGDTILVKFELGFNVITRQRIRLHNVWAAELGSPEGEDNFESLKKRLPLKTKVIVRSRSKDVYGRYVGEVLYSKKKIQDPVDIFREGMYLNQELAEIG, encoded by the coding sequence TTGAAGCGCAGCGAATTAAATAAAGTCATATCTAAGATATTGAAAACATACGAAGAGATGCGCCTTCAAAGCTCATTGAACGGCAATTCGGAAGTATTAGAAGCCAATCGAGAGATCGGAAAGATTTTGCATACTGTGGAACGAAAAGCCACAGAACAAGAAAGGTCAACAGGTAGTTGGATGAAATCAATTTCAAAGGAGTTACAAAAACATCTCAAGAGAGGTTTTTCGGAACGCAATCTTTTTTACGCACGCAAGTTCTATGAAGTTTACGGCAATAGTAAAATCGATGTTAGGTTAAGCTGGAGTCATTATCGTATTTTGTCTTCTATTGCGGATGCAAATATTCGAGAGAAGCTAATGAAAGAGGCGATTGAAAGGAATTGGAATCGTGATGATCTGGCGTTTCGAGTTCGGGACATCGGAGACTTAAGAAAAGCTCCCACTTTGAGATGGAGACGTCCGGAGGGAGTTCTTTGGAATTATAAAATTAAAGATATATCAAAAGACAAAGATACGTTGTTAGTTGATTTGGGTTTTTACTGCTATTACGAATTGCCAAGTTCGCGTCTTAGCGGTAAATACAAGATTGGCGACATTGTACAAATCGAAAAGCGAAAGGGATATTGGACATTGTCAAAATCAAAATCGGTTCATGTTTCGGAACTCTATTTTTACTTTGGTGAAATAGAGCGCGTTATTGATGGGGATACGATCTTAGTCAAATTTGAATTAGGTTTTAACGTGATAACCAGACAAAGAATCCGTTTGCATAATGTTTGGGCTGCAGAATTGGGTTCGCCTGAAGGGGAAGATAATTTTGAGTCTTTAAAGAAGAGATTGCCTTTAAAGACTAAGGTGATCGTTAGAAGCAGATCCAAAGATGTCTATGGAAGATACGTTGGAGAGGTTTTGTATTCAAAAAAGAAAATCCAGGATCCTGTAGATATTTTTAGGGAAGGAATGTATTTAAATCAGGAATTAGCTGAAATCGGTTAA
- a CDS encoding helix-turn-helix domain-containing protein, producing the protein MKAQTPGQRIKFIRTEGLGRKLNQEEFSTSIFLSQSQLSKLENDETEVSEQTAFVIEVVHGYKMDWILKGKGPKHPLEDEMKEDLVNKFEVLDRFFRKMEYYPKSKKSFDSYFKLSDKNREAVDLIINCLLGE; encoded by the coding sequence ATGAAAGCACAAACACCAGGACAAAGAATTAAATTTATTCGTACGGAAGGGCTTGGCCGGAAATTGAATCAGGAGGAATTTTCAACTTCGATTTTTTTATCTCAATCCCAATTGAGCAAATTGGAAAACGATGAAACTGAAGTATCGGAACAAACCGCATTTGTGATTGAGGTTGTTCACGGATATAAAATGGATTGGATTTTGAAAGGCAAAGGACCTAAACATCCACTTGAAGACGAAATGAAAGAAGATCTTGTAAACAAATTCGAGGTTTTGGACCGATTTTTTAGAAAAATGGAATATTATCCAAAATCTAAAAAGAGTTTTGATTCGTATTTTAAACTGTCGGATAAAAATCGAGAGGCCGTTGATTTGATTATCAATTGTCTTTTAGGCGAATAG
- a CDS encoding RHS repeat domain-containing protein has protein sequence MQHVMNRILLLTILLHVALQIEAKSPVSEKQKRINHVEYNRTLKYKRSFLRKPPYPLIPKPYPLEYVKGRMVRLNSSGDVDGSTKVLQDAVYSFNPNNNITGIANNSTDWSAQYDYGYDGLGRLTNATGSYLGIAEGNLSREFQQSFSYAKNGNLTSKRVHDPVSGNITDEWSYQYTNHQVTNIDSSKSGNDAFVMQYDANGNLTRQRDNAKDLTKRIQVDSQDRITQIQDGNGATLGSYWYDESGFRIRKSSLESKNNLFANVEILYPSKFFGFEFIESENVITSVNNVYLNGVRIAALNEVGALAYFLTDQVDSVSLVLDDDGKTLSKMQYLPYGETFVQRGDLNFAPKYNSQELDRESGFYFYNARFYDPGIARFTSADTIIDGEFDTQGWNRFSYVKGNPIGAKDPTGHDACTMGKTQCKTEPLMGGGGGSVARPSNGSTSGGLGAAATGLLANLLGSKEDKPNLPDKPRSTSATPNEAKDMSKAGLDPLNKADVKNFLDKGNKSGATHGGNSGTKNQTNASPFEAKNTSTTSGYRYVTKGEVQAIKDTGMLRGGRDGETYFTKDLYKSGSKAQERLSLKDTPTHRVEFEVKGSPNYEKHGNKVDPLYGQPGKGSEFMTIDPVKVKLINVQPLK, from the coding sequence ATGCAACATGTGATGAATAGAATACTTCTATTAACGATACTACTTCATGTTGCTTTGCAGATTGAAGCGAAGAGCCCGGTTTCGGAGAAACAAAAAAGAATCAATCATGTTGAATACAATAGAACATTAAAATACAAAAGATCCTTTCTCCGAAAGCCGCCCTATCCACTGATTCCTAAACCCTATCCACTAGAATATGTGAAAGGGAGAATGGTCCGACTGAATTCTTCCGGGGATGTGGATGGAAGCACAAAAGTTTTACAAGACGCAGTCTATTCGTTTAATCCAAACAACAACATTACGGGAATTGCAAACAATTCTACGGACTGGAGCGCGCAATACGACTATGGCTATGACGGGCTGGGTCGTTTAACAAATGCGACCGGTAGTTATCTAGGAATTGCAGAAGGAAACCTTTCGAGAGAATTTCAGCAAAGTTTTAGCTATGCAAAGAATGGAAACTTAACTTCCAAACGAGTTCATGATCCTGTGAGTGGAAATATCACGGATGAATGGAGTTACCAATATACAAATCACCAGGTGACGAACATTGATTCCAGTAAATCCGGGAATGATGCGTTCGTCATGCAATACGACGCCAATGGGAATCTCACGAGACAAAGAGACAATGCAAAGGATTTAACCAAACGAATTCAAGTCGATTCTCAAGATCGAATTACTCAGATCCAAGACGGGAACGGAGCCACACTCGGAAGTTACTGGTATGACGAAAGTGGTTTTAGAATTAGAAAGTCTTCTCTCGAATCCAAGAACAATCTTTTTGCAAATGTTGAGATTTTGTATCCGAGCAAGTTCTTTGGTTTTGAGTTTATTGAATCTGAGAACGTTATCACTTCTGTGAACAACGTTTATCTGAACGGGGTTCGGATTGCTGCGTTAAACGAAGTGGGGGCGCTTGCGTATTTTCTTACCGATCAAGTGGATTCCGTCTCTCTTGTGTTAGACGATGATGGAAAGACCCTGAGTAAGATGCAGTATCTTCCGTATGGGGAGACGTTCGTTCAACGCGGAGATTTAAATTTTGCTCCGAAATACAACTCTCAAGAACTTGATCGGGAGTCTGGGTTTTACTTTTACAACGCGAGATTTTATGACCCGGGGATTGCAAGGTTTACCAGTGCGGATACGATTATTGACGGTGAGTTTGATACTCAAGGTTGGAACCGTTTCTCGTATGTGAAGGGGAATCCGATCGGGGCAAAAGATCCGACGGGGCATGATGCTTGTACTATGGGGAAAACCCAGTGCAAAACAGAGCCGCTAATGGGCGGAGGTGGTGGGTCCGTTGCAAGACCATCAAATGGCAGTACTTCCGGCGGACTCGGTGCTGCTGCCACCGGTCTGCTCGCTAATTTATTAGGCTCAAAAGAAGACAAACCAAACCTTCCTGACAAACCTCGAAGTACATCAGCGACTCCAAACGAAGCCAAGGACATGAGCAAAGCGGGTCTTGATCCTTTGAACAAAGCTGATGTTAAGAATTTTCTTGACAAAGGCAATAAAAGTGGAGCAACACATGGCGGTAATTCGGGGACAAAAAATCAAACAAATGCTTCTCCTTTTGAAGCGAAAAATACTTCCACTACATCAGGTTATCGTTATGTTACGAAAGGTGAAGTGCAAGCTATCAAAGATACTGGAATGCTAAGAGGGGGTAGAGACGGTGAAACTTATTTTACTAAAGATTTATACAAGTCTGGTTCCAAAGCACAAGAAAGACTTTCATTAAAAGATACACCTACTCACAGAGTTGAGTTTGAAGTCAAGGGTAGTCCTAATTACGAAAAGCATGGAAATAAAGTCGATCCCTTATATGGACAGCCCGGCAAAGGATCTGAATTTATGACGATTGATCCTGTAAAAGTTAAATTAATAAATGTTCAACCTTTAAAGTAA
- a CDS encoding DUF1016 N-terminal domain-containing protein — MKRTELNKVISKILKAYEEMRLQSSLNGNSEVLEANREIGRILQTVERKATEQERSTGSWMKSISKELQKHLKRGFSERNLFYARKFYEIYGNSKIDVRLSWSHYRILSSIADVNIRGKLMKEAIERNWNRDDLAFRVRDIGDLRKAPTLRWRRPEGVLWNYKIKDTSKDKGTLLVDLGFYCYYELPSSRLSDKYKIGDIVQIEKQNRSWTLSKSKSDKTSELYFYFGEIERIIDGDTLLIKFELGFNVITRQRIRLHNVWAAELGSPEGEDNFESLKKRLPLKTKVIVRSRSKDVYGRYVGEVLYSKKKIQDPVDIFREGMYLNQELAEIG; from the coding sequence TTGAAGCGCACCGAATTAAATAAAGTCATATCTAAGATATTGAAAGCATACGAAGAGATGCGTCTTCAAAGCTCATTGAACGGCAATTCGGAAGTATTAGAAGCCAATCGAGAGATTGGAAGGATTTTGCAAACTGTGGAACGAAAAGCCACAGAACAAGAAAGGTCAACAGGTAGTTGGATGAAATCAATTTCAAAGGAGTTACAAAAACATCTCAAGAGAGGTTTTTCGGAACGCAATCTTTTTTATGCGCGTAAGTTTTATGAAATTTACGGAAATAGTAAAATCGATGTTAGGTTAAGCTGGAGTCATTATCGTATTTTGTCTTCTATTGCGGATGTAAATATTCGAGGGAAGCTAATGAAAGAGGCGATCGAAAGAAATTGGAATCGTGATGATCTGGCGTTTCGAGTTCGGGACATCGGAGACTTAAGAAAAGCTCCCACTTTGAGATGGAGACGTCCGGAGGGAGTTCTTTGGAATTATAAAATTAAGGATACATCGAAAGACAAAGGTACGTTGTTAGTCGATTTGGGTTTTTACTGCTATTACGAATTGCCAAGTTCGCGTCTTAGCGATAAGTACAAGATTGGCGACATTGTACAAATCGAGAAACAAAATAGAAGTTGGACATTGTCAAAATCAAAATCGGACAAAACCTCGGAGCTTTACTTTTACTTTGGTGAAATAGAACGGATTATTGACGGGGATACGCTCTTAATCAAGTTTGAATTAGGTTTTAACGTGATAACCAGACAAAGAATCCGTTTGCATAATGTTTGGGCTGCAGAATTGGGTTCGCCCGAAGGGGAAGATAATTTTGAGTCTTTAAAGAAGAGATTGCCTTTAAAGACTAAGGTGATCGTCAGAAGCCGCTCCAAAGATGTCTATGGAAGATACGTTGGAGAGGTTTTGTATTCAAAAAAGAAAATCCAGGATCCTGTAGATATTTTTAGGGAAGGAATGTATTTAAATCAGGAATTAGCTGAAATCGGTTAA